In the Streptomyces sp. WMMC940 genome, CTCGCCGCCACGATGTGCTGCCGCCCTCCTCAGCGGGGAAAGCGCAGGAAACGCGGCGGGACGCCGTCCGTGAGCCATACGCCGTTGGCGCTGACGTGGAACACATGGCCGGCGCGGTGCATCGCTCCCGCGTCCACGGCGAGGACGACGGGGCGGCCCCTGCGGGCGCCGACCCGGGTCGCCGTCTCCCGGTCCGGGGAGAGGTGCACATGGTGGCGGGCCATCGGGCGCAGCCCCTCGGCCCGGATCGCGTCCAGGCTGCGGGCGACCGTGCCGTGGTAGAGGTACGCGGGCGGCTCGGCGGCCGGCAGATCCAGGTCCACCTCCACGGTGTGGCCCTGATTCGCCCGGATCCGCAGGCCGTCGATCACGAAGCGCCGTTTGTCGTTCGTCTCCACCACGTGGTCCAGCTCGTCCCGGGTGAGGGGGAAACCGTTCGCAGCCGCGGCGCGCAGCAGCTCCTCGATCGCGATCCAGCCGTTCGCGTCCAGGGTGATCCCGATGCGCTCCGGTTGGTGCCGCAGGTGTTTCGCGAGGTACTTCGACACCTTCACGGTGCGTTGTTCGTCCATGTCCTCAGAGTGCCGCCGGAGGTCGACGCGCCGCCACGAGATTTTCATCCGGACGACAGTGGTCGAAATGTTTGGTCCACAGCCAACTTGGTTTATCCACAGCGAAATTGGCGTCGCTGTGGACAACTGCGCGTACTGTCAGGCGTTTTGATCAACATCGCTCTTCTCACGTCCTTTTGCCGTGAGCGCGTCCAATGTCCTTGCGTGCAGCTCCCTTTCCGCGGCTGCGGCGATGAAGTCCGCTGTGTGCTCCCGCCCAACAAGCCGTTCCACAGCCAGAATCGTCTCTGCGGGAAGAGTCACCTGGCGTGGATCGTCGCCGCTCTCCAGGGAACCCTCGGTGTCGAGGTGGTACTGCAGATGACGCGTGGCGAACAGCCGCATGGCACGGGCCAGTTCGGCGTCGACGGTCTGCTGGGCGAGGGGCCGCAGTCGCCGCACCATCGACGCCGCCTCCGCCGCGTCGTCGTCCGTCGGAGGTCGATGGCCCAGGTAGCGGGCGAAGACGTGCTCGGTGGTGAACTCCAGGAAGCGTGAGGCGATGTGCTCCACCTGTCCTCGAAGTTCCCTCAGATGGCCGGA is a window encoding:
- a CDS encoding RNA 2'-phosphotransferase, producing the protein MDEQRTVKVSKYLAKHLRHQPERIGITLDANGWIAIEELLRAAAANGFPLTRDELDHVVETNDKRRFVIDGLRIRANQGHTVEVDLDLPAAEPPAYLYHGTVARSLDAIRAEGLRPMARHHVHLSPDRETATRVGARRGRPVVLAVDAGAMHRAGHVFHVSANGVWLTDGVPPRFLRFPR